Proteins encoded together in one Caballeronia sp. NK8 window:
- a CDS encoding thioredoxin family protein — translation MPTESPTAELGATASAFTLPATDGQTYMLDSLKGKNGLVIVFICNHCPYVKTAMPNLIRDARALKDIGINMAGINSNDASVYTDDAFDRMIAVTQEWNLPFPYLHDETQEIARAYGAVCTPECFGFDRDSRLKYRGRIDASRKEALPDARRDLLEAMRSIAQHGEAPEQQYPALGCSIKWKA, via the coding sequence ATGCCCACCGAATCGCCAACCGCAGAACTCGGCGCGACAGCATCCGCATTCACGCTGCCCGCGACCGACGGCCAGACCTACATGCTCGATTCGCTGAAAGGCAAAAACGGTCTCGTCATCGTGTTCATATGCAATCACTGTCCCTACGTGAAAACCGCGATGCCGAACCTGATTCGCGACGCGCGCGCGCTGAAGGACATCGGCATCAACATGGCGGGCATCAATTCGAACGACGCGAGCGTCTACACCGACGACGCCTTCGACCGCATGATTGCAGTCACGCAGGAATGGAATCTCCCGTTCCCCTATCTGCATGACGAGACGCAGGAAATCGCGCGCGCCTACGGCGCGGTATGCACGCCGGAATGCTTCGGCTTCGACCGGGACTCGCGATTGAAATATCGCGGCCGCATCGACGCCTCGCGCAAGGAAGCGCTGCCCGATGCGCGCCGCGATCTGCTCGAAGCGATGCGCTCGATAGCGCAGCACGGCGAAGCGCCCGAGCAGCAATACCCGGCGCTCGGCTGCTCGATCAAATGGAAGGCCTAG
- a CDS encoding type II toxin-antitoxin system VapC family toxin: MMRVLLDSHVYIWRVSKDRRLPARIRKSIDEAEQVYVSTATIWELSIEAARGKLDPRAARTIDELEAQPFIVLPVQLKHALAVRNMPDLHRDPFDRLLVAQARTEVLRFLTVDSELSEYLAETAPA; this comes from the coding sequence ATGATGCGTGTGCTGCTCGATTCTCATGTCTATATCTGGCGTGTGTCGAAAGATCGGCGATTACCCGCTCGTATTCGCAAATCGATTGATGAGGCGGAGCAGGTCTACGTCAGCACGGCCACCATCTGGGAGCTGTCGATCGAGGCTGCGCGCGGCAAGCTGGACCCGCGCGCCGCACGAACCATCGACGAGCTTGAAGCGCAACCGTTCATCGTGCTTCCTGTTCAACTCAAACACGCTCTCGCGGTGCGTAACATGCCGGACCTGCACCGCGATCCGTTCGATCGTCTATTGGTTGCACAGGCGCGAACGGAAGTGCTCAGATTCCTGACAGTCGACAGCGAACTCTCCGAGTATCTTGCCGAAACGGCACCCGCCTGA
- the fba gene encoding class II fructose-bisphosphate aldolase (catalyzes the reversible aldol condensation of dihydroxyacetonephosphate and glyceraldehyde 3-phosphate in the Calvin cycle, glycolysis, and/or gluconeogenesis): protein MAFIALRQLLDHAAEHGYGVPAFNVNNMEQVHAIMQAAEATRSPVILQASAGARKYAGEPYLRHLVLAAVEAHPDIPVVLHQDHGASPSVCQQAIRSGFTSVMMDGSLMPDQKTPADYDYNVEVSRRVVEAAHSVGVSVEGELGCLGSLETGRAGEEDGVGAEGTLSHDRLLTDPDEARAFVEATGIDALAIAIGTSHGAYKFSRQPTGDILAIDRIAEIHARVPDTHLVMHGSSSVPQEWLAIIREHGGDIPATFGVPVEEIRRGIANGVRKVNIDTDIRLAMTGAMRRAMASAKSEFDPRHALKAATAAARELCIERFEAFGCAGHADRIRPLGLEAMARKYH from the coding sequence ATGGCTTTCATCGCATTGAGGCAGTTGCTGGATCACGCGGCGGAGCACGGCTACGGCGTGCCCGCGTTCAACGTCAACAACATGGAGCAGGTGCACGCGATCATGCAGGCGGCCGAGGCGACGCGAAGTCCCGTGATCCTGCAGGCGTCGGCGGGCGCGCGCAAGTATGCGGGCGAGCCGTATCTGCGGCATCTGGTGCTTGCTGCCGTCGAGGCGCATCCGGATATTCCGGTGGTGCTGCATCAGGATCATGGCGCGAGCCCGTCCGTGTGCCAGCAGGCGATCCGCTCGGGCTTCACGTCCGTGATGATGGACGGCTCGCTCATGCCCGATCAGAAAACGCCCGCCGATTACGACTACAACGTGGAGGTGAGCCGGCGCGTCGTGGAGGCGGCGCATTCGGTGGGCGTATCGGTGGAGGGCGAACTCGGCTGTCTCGGCTCGCTGGAGACGGGGCGCGCGGGCGAGGAGGATGGCGTCGGCGCGGAAGGGACGCTGAGCCACGATCGCCTGCTGACCGATCCCGACGAGGCGCGCGCGTTCGTCGAGGCGACCGGCATCGATGCGCTCGCGATCGCCATCGGCACGTCGCACGGCGCGTACAAGTTCAGCCGCCAGCCGACGGGCGATATTCTCGCGATCGACCGCATCGCGGAAATTCACGCGCGCGTGCCGGATACGCATCTCGTGATGCACGGGTCGTCGTCGGTGCCGCAGGAATGGCTCGCGATCATCCGCGAACATGGCGGCGACATTCCGGCGACTTTCGGCGTGCCGGTGGAGGAAATCCGGCGCGGCATCGCGAACGGCGTGAGGAAGGTGAACATCGACACGGATATTCGCCTCGCGATGACGGGCGCGATGCGCCGTGCGATGGCGTCGGCGAAGTCGGAGTTCGATCCGCGGCACGCGCTGAAGGCCGCGACGGCGGCGGCGCGGGAGTTGTGTATCGAGCGGTTCGAGGCGTTCGGTTGCGCGGGGCATGCGGATCGAATCAGGCCGCTGGGGCTGGAGGCGATGGCGCGGAAGTATCACTGA